A genome region from Sphingomonas sp. BGYR3 includes the following:
- a CDS encoding chemotaxis protein CheW, with the protein MDDLLVEFIAETRETLESLSGEIIAWEANPDDRARLDAIFRFVHTVKGSCGFLDLPRLARLSHAAEDVLADVRDGKRRPDPSLVNAVLSVVDRIGEIVEAIDAGAALDDSGEDLLIAALAEGGIGPQPPAIPVVQGFRSAARSVRLNVDLLDRMMSGMSDMVLARNELARRLRDHDVDPAIEASLERLSATVAEMRDTVTRTRMQKVEALFSPLPRMVRDTAAACAKSVTLNVEGSEVELDREMIELMRDPLVHIIRNAIDHGIESPMERRAAGKRENGRLTVSARQSGNQIVIDIADDGRGIDPERLIAKLVRAGRSESELRALSPRERLELIFEPGLSTKDEVTEISGRGVGMDVVRACIEQIGGRILLDNMPGHGLRVSIHVPLTLSIIPTIVVGLGGQRFAMPRQTIEEIVMLRGDTIRIDRLGDQDVATVRGRRLPLVNLCAMLGLNCTGRMDGDGKLVIVSVGTTSYVVAVDSVLDNEELVIKPAAPAIMACGLFAGQTLPDNGVPMLILDCAGIAAAAGVAGSGTVMADSDGAADDDAGERGYPALLIHDLDGARRIVPLAAVDRVEQVTTDAIRESAGRLRMTIDGTIIPLATVAPVDGLDRVSVLRLHDGATEIGYAVRESVDIVQVTEPLVPAAAPGHVAGVTLVDGEPTELLDLIWLFATHGDHHHPAAAVQPLCLIGDDASGWTQTFLRPIIEGMGFRVTQRLRGGERADLLILSDDTPVPADGPAQTVVTLRAAPEPDPARPESVWRYDREAVVAAVKQSLRRKGA; encoded by the coding sequence ATGGACGATCTGCTCGTAGAATTCATCGCCGAGACCCGGGAAACGCTTGAATCGCTTTCCGGGGAAATCATCGCGTGGGAAGCCAATCCCGATGATCGTGCCCGGCTGGATGCCATTTTCCGCTTTGTCCACACGGTCAAGGGAAGCTGCGGGTTCCTGGATCTGCCCCGTCTTGCCCGGCTGAGCCATGCGGCAGAGGACGTGCTGGCCGATGTGCGCGATGGCAAGCGGCGGCCGGACCCCTCGCTGGTCAACGCCGTGCTGTCGGTGGTCGACCGGATCGGAGAGATTGTCGAGGCGATCGATGCTGGCGCTGCGCTGGACGATTCCGGCGAAGACCTGCTGATCGCTGCCCTGGCCGAAGGGGGAATCGGTCCGCAGCCGCCCGCCATCCCGGTGGTTCAGGGCTTTCGCTCTGCCGCGCGCTCGGTCCGGCTCAACGTCGATCTGCTCGACCGGATGATGAGCGGCATGTCGGACATGGTGCTGGCCCGCAACGAACTTGCCCGGCGGCTGCGCGACCATGACGTTGATCCGGCGATCGAGGCATCGCTGGAGCGGCTGTCCGCCACCGTGGCCGAAATGCGCGACACCGTGACGCGCACCCGGATGCAGAAGGTGGAGGCGCTGTTTTCGCCGCTGCCACGCATGGTGCGCGACACGGCGGCTGCCTGCGCCAAGTCGGTGACGCTGAATGTCGAGGGGTCGGAGGTCGAGCTGGACCGCGAGATGATCGAGCTGATGCGCGATCCGCTGGTCCACATCATCCGCAACGCCATCGACCATGGCATTGAATCGCCGATGGAACGCCGCGCCGCCGGCAAGCGCGAGAACGGCCGGTTGACCGTCTCCGCCCGTCAGTCCGGCAACCAGATCGTGATCGACATTGCCGATGACGGTCGCGGCATCGACCCCGAACGGCTGATCGCCAAGCTGGTCCGGGCCGGGCGCAGCGAAAGCGAACTGCGCGCGCTGTCGCCGCGTGAACGGCTCGAACTGATCTTCGAACCCGGTCTGTCGACCAAGGACGAGGTGACCGAAATTTCCGGCCGCGGGGTCGGCATGGACGTGGTGCGCGCCTGTATCGAACAGATTGGCGGCCGCATCCTCCTCGACAATATGCCCGGCCACGGCCTGCGCGTGTCGATCCATGTGCCGCTCACCCTGTCCATCATCCCGACCATCGTCGTGGGCCTCGGCGGTCAGCGGTTCGCCATGCCGCGCCAGACGATCGAGGAAATCGTCATGCTGCGCGGCGACACCATCCGCATCGACCGGCTGGGCGATCAGGATGTAGCAACGGTGCGCGGCCGCCGCCTGCCGCTCGTCAATCTGTGTGCGATGCTCGGCCTGAACTGCACTGGGCGGATGGATGGCGATGGCAAGCTGGTGATCGTCAGCGTCGGGACCACCAGCTATGTCGTGGCGGTCGATTCCGTGCTCGACAACGAAGAACTGGTCATCAAACCTGCGGCGCCCGCGATCATGGCCTGCGGTCTGTTCGCCGGACAGACGCTGCCCGACAATGGCGTGCCGATGTTGATCCTCGACTGTGCCGGGATTGCCGCTGCGGCGGGGGTCGCCGGCAGCGGAACGGTCATGGCAGATTCCGACGGTGCTGCCGATGACGATGCTGGGGAGCGGGGCTATCCGGCGCTGCTGATCCACGATCTGGACGGCGCCCGCCGCATCGTCCCGCTGGCCGCCGTCGACCGGGTCGAACAGGTGACGACCGATGCCATCCGCGAAAGCGCCGGGCGGCTGCGCATGACGATCGACGGCACCATCATCCCGCTGGCCACGGTTGCGCCGGTCGACGGGCTGGATCGGGTCAGCGTCCTTCGGCTCCATGACGGCGCAACTGAAATCGGCTATGCTGTCCGCGAAAGCGTGGACATCGTGCAGGTCACTGAACCGCTGGTCCCGGCTGCTGCGCCGGGCCATGTGGCTGGCGTCACTCTGGTCGATGGCGAACCGACCGAACTGCTCGACCTGATCTGGCTGTTCGCCACGCATGGCGATCATCACCATCCGGCGGCCGCCGTTCAGCCGCTGTGCCTGATCGGCGACGATGCCTCCGGCTGGACGCAGACCTTTCTGCGGCCGATCATCGAGGGGATGGGCTTTCGCGTGACCCAGCGGCTGCGCGGTGGAGAGCGGGCGGACCTGTTGATCCTGTCCGACGACACCCCCGTGCCCGCCGATGGTCCGGCGCAAACGGTCGTCACGCTTCGCGCTGCGCCCGAACCCGATCCGGCGCGGCCCGAAAGCGTCTGGCGTTACGACCGCGAAGCCGTGGTCGCTGCCGTGAAACAGTCGCTGCGGCGAAAGGGGGCGTGA
- a CDS encoding histidine phosphotransferase family protein, giving the protein MNISATDFASLLCSRLCHDLLSPVGALNNGLELLADETDPEMRARCMELLSDSARASANKLKFFRLAFGAAGGFGDSVDVREAKQALEGLFSDHKRLTIGWMIDAQSLPKVAVKVMLNLALIGGDALIRGGQLDIGAEIEREQVEIVVRATGDRIVLDSELRAVLSGEPVEAVTPRAAAAHLVRHLVSDAGGTVMISPADADVLLFGASLHAA; this is encoded by the coding sequence TTGAACATCAGCGCCACCGATTTCGCCAGCCTGCTTTGTTCGCGCCTTTGCCATGACCTGCTGTCGCCGGTCGGCGCACTCAACAACGGTCTGGAACTGCTGGCCGACGAGACGGACCCGGAGATGCGGGCGCGCTGCATGGAACTGCTCAGCGACAGCGCGCGGGCATCGGCCAACAAACTGAAATTCTTTCGCCTGGCGTTCGGCGCGGCTGGCGGCTTTGGCGACTCGGTCGATGTGCGAGAGGCGAAACAGGCGCTGGAGGGGCTGTTTTCCGATCACAAGCGGCTGACCATCGGCTGGATGATCGACGCGCAGAGCCTGCCCAAGGTGGCGGTCAAGGTGATGCTGAACCTCGCGCTGATCGGCGGCGATGCCCTGATCCGCGGCGGCCAGTTGGATATCGGCGCGGAAATCGAGCGGGAGCAGGTGGAAATCGTGGTGCGCGCGACGGGTGACCGCATCGTCCTGGACAGCGAACTGCGCGCCGTCCTGTCCGGGGAACCAGTGGAAGCGGTGACGCCGCGCGCGGCCGCTGCGCATCTGGTCCGGCATCTGGTCAGCGATGCGGGCGGCACCGTGATGATTTCGCCCGCCGACGCCGATGTGCTGCTGTTCGGGGCATCGCTGCACGCCGCATAA
- a CDS encoding M67 family metallopeptidase — protein MIVNAIVHESAMAAPDEACGLLFGSVDRVTAWSATPNVAAEPHRHFEIDPAALIAAYRAERAGGPVLIGWWHSHPGGDAAPSPTDAAMAVPDGRLWLIVGAGGVAAWRALNGGTVHGRFDPVTIELA, from the coding sequence ATGATAGTGAACGCGATCGTTCACGAATCGGCTATGGCCGCGCCCGATGAGGCGTGCGGGCTTTTGTTCGGCAGCGTCGATCGCGTGACCGCATGGTCCGCAACGCCGAATGTGGCCGCCGAACCGCATCGCCATTTCGAAATCGATCCCGCCGCGCTGATCGCCGCTTATCGTGCCGAGCGGGCGGGTGGGCCGGTCCTCATCGGCTGGTGGCATTCCCATCCCGGCGGCGATGCGGCACCGTCGCCAACGGATGCCGCGATGGCTGTTCCCGACGGCCGGCTGTGGCTGATCGTGGGGGCGGGCGGGGTGGCGGCCTGGCGCGCGTTGAATGGCGGCACCGTGCATGGCCGCTTCGATCCCGTGACCATCGAACTGGCCTGA
- a CDS encoding RluA family pseudouridine synthase, translating to MDRGISTLQARISADADGWRLDRALADALPTLSRERLKTLIAAGAVIGPDGPVRDAKRKAAAGTPFSVTIPDPAPAHNEAQAIALNVVFEDEHLIVIDKQAGLVVHPAAGNPDGTLVNALLHHCGGSLSGIGGVARPGIVHRIDKDTSGLMVAAKTDRAHVGLAKQFKDHSIDRRYLAVVNGVPKAAAGTVDAPLARSPVNRKKVAIVASGKRAVTHWRMIRPLDHAGLVECRLETGRTHQVRVHMASLGHALIGDPVYGRAGGRHHRMLETIGFRRQALHAARLGFIHPVTKNALSFDSDAPADIQELIVHLGG from the coding sequence ATGGATCGGGGGATCTCCACTCTTCAAGCACGCATTTCGGCAGACGCCGATGGATGGCGGCTGGACCGCGCTTTGGCGGACGCCCTGCCCACCTTGTCGCGCGAACGGTTGAAGACGCTGATTGCCGCCGGTGCGGTGATCGGACCCGATGGCCCGGTCCGCGATGCCAAGCGCAAGGCGGCGGCCGGCACGCCCTTTTCGGTGACCATACCCGACCCCGCACCCGCCCATAACGAGGCGCAGGCCATTGCCCTGAACGTCGTGTTCGAGGACGAGCACCTGATCGTGATCGACAAGCAGGCGGGGCTGGTCGTGCACCCGGCGGCGGGCAATCCCGACGGCACGCTGGTCAACGCGCTGCTCCATCATTGCGGGGGATCGCTGTCCGGCATCGGCGGCGTCGCGCGGCCGGGGATCGTGCACCGCATCGACAAGGATACCAGCGGCCTGATGGTGGCGGCAAAGACCGACCGGGCGCATGTCGGCCTGGCCAAGCAGTTCAAGGACCATTCAATCGACCGGCGCTATCTGGCGGTCGTGAACGGTGTACCCAAGGCGGCGGCCGGGACGGTCGATGCGCCGCTGGCGCGATCGCCGGTCAATCGCAAGAAGGTGGCCATCGTGGCCAGCGGCAAGCGGGCGGTGACGCATTGGCGGATGATCCGGCCGCTGGATCATGCAGGGCTGGTCGAATGTCGGCTGGAAACCGGGCGGACGCATCAGGTTCGGGTCCACATGGCATCGCTCGGCCACGCGCTGATCGGCGATCCGGTGTATGGCCGGGCGGGTGGCCGGCATCATCGGATGCTGGAAACCATCGGTTTCAGGCGTCAGGCCTTGCACGCAGCGCGGTTGGGGTTCATTCATCCTGTCACAAAGAACGCTTTGTCGTTCGATAGCGATGCTCCCGCTGACATTCAGGAACTGATCGTTCATCTTGGCGGTTGA